One Glycine max cultivar Williams 82 chromosome 1, Glycine_max_v4.0, whole genome shotgun sequence genomic window, CATGCATCACCTAAGTGTCCTTAATCTCCACTTGATCTCTTGCTTTCCCCTTCTTCACATATGGCGCTTTATCTTTTCTGTCTTCTTCTTGCTATCACCTTGATTTTCATGCAAACTCTGGCAGATACTTCATGCACTGATTGTTCATTCATTCTTGGGCAGCATATTATCCAAATTCTAAAGAACGCGGAACAGATGGCAATAAGTTAAACTGATAAGacgatattgaaaaaaaaaaaaaaacttaaactgtTATCTGACATGTTCTTGTTGAATTCATTGCAGTTGGTGCATGTGGGTTTGGTTCCTTTGGTGCTACAGTCAATGGTGGAGATGTATCAGCTGCATCTTCTCTTTATCGAAATGGTGTTGGTTGTGGTGCCTGTTACCAGGTGAGTACCAACTGCTGATTAAGCTAGCTACCATTGCTACGTTACGTTTGAAGAGAATTAATGCCATAAAATTTATGTATATGGCTAGCCGTAAATTGTGGTTATAAGCCGTAAACTTATATGCAAgttaattttcaaaagaaaaaatgaacccCCCTCATTTAGTCCCACATTGGAAAATATTGGGAAAAGTTTCctctttataattattattctgCCATCGCCGGAATGTGTTCGTTAAAAGGAGAGATGAttggcaatttttttttcttaccacACCATGTTTTTGACCCATATTATgccatattatattattatgggATTATTTCTGCCATTTGGTTCGCACAAGTAATTCTTAAACAGCTCTCTGTAACTACTCATCACTCATGAAAAGTATCTAAAGTTtgaaactaatttattaatCTCAAGTTATACGATGGACTTTGGTCAATAATCAATAGGTGAGGTGTACCAACAGTGTATATTGCTCAGAAACTGGTGTGACTGCAGTTATAACCGACCAAGCTTCAAGTGATAACACTGATTTCATTCTTGGCAAACATGCCTTTAGCCGAATGGCTCAAACCACTGATGCAGCTGCTTCTCTATTAGCCCTTGGCGTGGTTGATATTGATTtgaatatacataaaaaaaactctcaTCATCATATAACCCATTTTGCATCAatatttgcctttttttttacttaactgAGGCTTTTATCTTTCTATCTGTCTCCAGTGTTGCATGCAGCTACCCAGATAAAAACATAACAATCAAGATAGATGAGAGCAGCAACAACCCATATTACTTGGCTTTTGTCATTTGGTATCAACAAGGAAGGAGAGACATAACTGCTGTGCAGCTCTGTGAGGTAGTATCTATCTGCCAATTAACTCCTTTGTTTTGTGATAACTAAGTtacaattttgttaaatttttagacagaattaactcaattttttaatcTGATAATTTTAGTAGGAAGGACGTAGGTAAAACGtttactaaattatattttcaactaAATAACAATTGCTTGCTATATTGAAATCACTAGAGATCAATCACCCAGCTTTTTACCAAACCATTGGAAACTATCCCTTTCTTTTATTACAAGTACAAAATCTcaattgaattataaatttatagtaCTATTAGTTGGGGGAAAGCATTGAAGATAACCAACCCCTTTAACATTGGGAAACAGTGCCAGTGCATAGCAATGGCAATTAATGACAGTAATTTCTTTACTGTGTGCAGACTCAAAACTTTGTGTGCAAGTTACTAGATAGAAGCCATGGGGCAGTGTGGACTACTACCTCTCCACCGAGTGGACCCTTTGTCTTTAAGGATGTTGTTTAGTGATGAAGAAGAGGGAGAAGAAACATGGGTTGTTCCTGTTAATAACATACCCGGAGACTGGAAGGCTGGTGAAACATACGATTAGGGGTGCAAGTGAACCAATAGAGAATTTAGCAgcaaaacaaattcattaaTATGGCATTactattatgattttatttttctacgaATAAGTAGTGATGGCATAGTAGGGCAGTACATACTATGCATGTCACCCAATTCCATTGtattgaagtaattttttcatttttacatcTCTAATCATACAAATTTAATAACAATGTTGAAACGACTTGACAgatcacttgttttttttttttttttcatgtagcATTCATTTGTTGATACTGAGCCACTGGACTCgtcatattattaataatataactcAGAAGGTAGACCAGAGAGAAATGTCGTCATTGCTTCAATGCATCTCAGTATGGAAACCAAGATAAACGAAATGAGTATCAATACCTTGAGATCAGAATTAACATCTGCAAAgagaattagttaaaaattaacgAGACaacgaattttatttttaaaatctatgcAACATTCTTAGAACACTGATTAGGACTTAGGAGAATGAAGCATTTTCCAAGTCCACCAAGTCAGGAAACAACTTGAGCTTTTAGTAGAGTTCTTTGACATGGTTCAGAACTGCTCAAGTGCTTCATCTTTTTCCACCCCATTGATCTAAACAAAGTTGAATTGGGCATGTTAGAGATTAAAATCCAGCCATTCATGGGCCTCTATCTACAACCTCAGCTTTGTTGATTGACAAAAAGGTCACATTTTCCATCCACTTAGATACCATAATTGAAATTATTGTCTCCTTCAAACTCTGAATTCGCTCACCTTTCTGTCCTGTGTCACCCCCACAAGCTCCCCTTGCATTGCCCTATAAATTAGCAGTATTTATAGTGGTAGTTATATAGAAGTGTTCCCAATACTTAGCCGcctgaaattataatttattttacattaaaaaaataaatatacaccaataataaatagagaaaaataagtttGTGTATCCGGTTATGCATTTTTAAGCaacaaaatttttctttaatagtaCGAAGAACAAGTATTCATATCGAGACCAATATTTGCTATTTGATAAATGGAACTCTAAAAAGTAAATTCAAATGTCTAAAACTAACTTAACTTTTATAGGAGTGGTGTATGATGCATTTTGACTCATGtaaatgcttctatttataatgTTAAAGAGAGATGGATTTAAGTCTTCTTTCAAATAAAAGAAcggaaaatttttatttaaaatgatttcatatctctctttatctttataaaaataaaaattatttcatatcttTTATTATAAGAGATTCACAAAGATCATTCATAATTAATCACATGACTCAGTATGATAATTAATCAATGATGTGATTCTGATATGTAATAATagaatattattcttattttatggacAAGTTACACATTTATAAAATAGCACTCCCTTTTgtatgttaattatattttttggtgttttagcaaaaaatataataatattgcactaaaatatttatttgattaaattaaattctctaatttaattatcaaataaattattttcttttgcaaagATTAAAACATTAGTTTGTGTGTGACCCTGTGAGTTCAATACTAAACCaatagtaaattaattataattaggcATTAGGTgtccaaaattaatatataacaaatagtttgttaattattttagtaatcttaaatcaaagaaaactattatatttcttattgAGAGCTTCCTATTGACATATCAaggtaatattaactattatgCATACTTAATTAAGTCAGTTCAATGGTGACATCCACTGATCCACATATACATCATCTATATATAATGagatctattaatttttatctaataaaaatcattacatatatattgatctatCTGAATTATTGATgtcttatttataataatcttattatcaataacaatttagattaaaattataaataaattatttattattattataatctttatcataataacaaatctctaattttaataaaaaaaaaacttgttaaattaataatttaataaaataataagtatgataataaaataaaaataatttttattaaaattaataatataataaatgaaatctTATACATACATATTTATCCCACAAGACAAAATATCATCAACCTTCTTATGATCATCGATAGAAAACCCATGATCCCACATGAAAACCGTGATCTGTTAAACTTACTCCTCAATACCAAAAACACATGATAGACTCAGGTCAATCATCATAATGGTCAGAATAGTAATTCAGTGAGGTGCAGCATTTGTTGTCATTTTCTTTGCCCTGATCAATGCAAACACattgaaacttaaaaaataGCTGAGAAAGTGGATCTGATCACCTGATAAGTGTTGTCAAATTTGTCATTACTGATCACCCAAGAACACCAGCTTGTACTTTTCCAAGAGGCGCCATTTTCACTGATGCCCCCAACATAGCACACCTCAACTCAACAAAACGCCGCTTCTCATTCAGATTTCCTCCATCCTCTCCATTATGCTAAACTTATCTTTGTTACtgtaatttaaccaaaaatctAACTTTTGGGGGTGCACTActtcaaacaaatttattttttctatgtgttgatttaaaataagatgaataacatTAACTTTCACAtacatcaatttaataatataaatttcttattgtaattaaatataaaaaatatattcaatcaGTTAACGAGTATACATATATAGTGACAGTCTTAGTTAATCCAAAAACACTTAGCAATTTCTTTTCATATCTTCACTGTACATATATACTACTGGAAAACTCATAAGTAGTAATTGAGCCAATAGTTTGCCAGATATTTGCTCgacatttattttactttttttctgaATCCCTCTTCAGCCTTCATGCTGTTTGTCACAGTTTTTCTACAGCAAGTCGAGAAGGAAAAGCAATGAATAATGCTTTCTTTTTCAGTACATAACAAACCAAACCcttcaaatatttcttttttttgggtACAGATTACTAGTGTCTTTCACCGTAGATAATCCTAATCATGCCAGATAAGACCACTGTGAACCGTCACAAATGTGCTTCCTCTAATGGATTTTCTATTCATTTGGAGGTTTTCTGCGGACAAAATTGTCATCTCTACAGTTCTTGACATCGTAATATGTTAGTATGAGTGGGAATTAATGTTTGAGATGAGAAGGAGAAAGAGTAGAGAGTTAAATATAGGAGGTTTTGAGAAAGAAAGAGGTTGCTTCTGTTTAATGTTGAAGTACTTTCCCGTGTCTTTGAATATGAGCCGTTATTGCAACAACATATGGCGCGTGTTTTCGAAGGTTGACGGAGTAACGACGTTAGGAAAAAGGCTGTGGCCGTTAGACTTCACGGCAGAATCTACGAGGAAGTTTCAACCCTGTTGGGAGgaagtttcaactttcaatagTTGCcgcaaatttatattaattaactatTATACTACACCTCAAGGCTCAAGCTCCAAGGTTCCTTTAATCTTTGTATAGTGTATTTAGCTttagaataaagaaaaattttaaggTAAAGGTAGGTATCCTAACGGGTAAGACTTGATTGCAATTTACTATATAATAGGTTTAAAtatgtgtttgatttttaataaatattttattttttttgtttttaataattttttattttatattgatttcttaataaaataataattttatttttaatttttgacacttatttttagtttataataaattaatagattttgtatttgttcatttataaaaaaaatcatttattattagttgagactaaaacaaaattcgttaggaaataaacacaaaattcattaatttattaaaaattaaaataaaatatcaaggtctaaaaaataaaaatattattttattaagaaacaaacaaaaaaattaagtatttattagagataaaaacaTAAGTCTAAATAATATTCGGATTTAAAGCAACTGAGTGTATGTGCTAAAAAAACTGGGtgtataattatgtaatttatttgctatttttgtattaattatgatactctcaaataaaaatatctagAAAAAGAATCTTTTTTAGTTGACTGTAAAGAAAATTCTAATAGTgcactaattatatttatttttaattgtaatgctTTCTGAAGTTGGATAACTTTTTAACGAAAAGTCGAAAATCCTTGAGAATTGAGATGTTTGATATGGATAACTTGTTTTAATTGCACTTGTTTTTAATTGGTTATGGTTCTACTCCAAAATAAGTAAATCCAAGGGAGAGAGTtccatcttttgttttgttgtgttttttaatttttctttaatgggAAGTTTCTTCTAAACCAAGTCAACTGCCCTTGTTGCTCTGAAACACAACAGGCTTGACTGTTTCTTTGTGGACAACGAAAGGgatttacggatcaacttgacccGTAAGCCTTTTATGGAACAATACGGATCAACATGATCCGTAAaagtcttacggatcaagttaatTCGTAAAAAGCTTACGGATCATGTTGATCCGTATTGTTCCGTaaaaggcttacggatcaagttgatccgtaagaactTAAAtggcttacggatcaagttgatccgtaagacttttacgaatcaagttgatccgtaaggctTTTACGAATCAACTTAAatgacttacggatcaaggatatttttgtcattttacctTAAGTGCTGGGTGCATCAACAataatgctaggtgcacctagcaacacccggAAGCTTATTAGTTTGAAGACTATTACTCATGTGTTTTTTGTTAAAATCTCTAACCCGATTTTTTTTCATACCCCACCATGTTTTTGACACAGTATTTTTGGGTTATTTCTGTCATTTTTGGTTATCAAATGTAATTCTTTGAAACTGATCTATTATCTCACTAAGTTGTACTTTGGTTGGTCAATATAATCAACAGGTGAGGTGTATCAACGGTGCCTATTCACTGCAGTTATAACTAATCAAGGTTCAAGTGATAGCACTGATTTCATTCTCTTAGCAAACATGCCTTTGGCCGGATGGCTCAAACCACTGGTGCAGCTGCTTCTCTATTACTATTAACCCTTGGCGTGGTTGACATTGAATATAAAGGCTAACATAAAGCTCTCAGCATACGATATTATAACCCATTCTTTCCACGCACTGTATACATATCCCCACTGTTGCTGGAATCCCACAGAGCGCTCTTGGGTGTGCCTTAGACAGCACTTGTTAGTGTTGTCTTAACAACAACAATCTTATCTCACTAGGTAAAGCTGGTGAAGTCGTATACATGAATCACACGATGTCATTCAATTCGGTTAAAAATCAAACTTTCAAGAAAATTACTAAGTCATGAGATCTCTCTTGATAATTTCCTCCAATGTCTTTTTTGATGtccctcttttccttttcacaCAACTAAAAATCATGCAATATTCTGTTGATGGTTAAAAGTCTTGTCTTAAGGCCccccaaaaaatatatacacagGAACTGAAGGCCATAACATCATTCATAAATCACATTTTTCAGTTCTATATTTCCTCGGGTTTGGACATCTTGACTTACAGTTTCAAGAGGAGCTCTTAATAATAATCTAAGCAAGCAAAATTTGATCCAGGCAAAGTTCAGATGACATTTCAGAACTGACAAGCATTTTAAGTCCAGCTTTAAGATCTGCTATCCCTTCCCCCAAAACAGCACACACAGGAAAGATGGGAACACCCTGGACCCTTCTCTTTAACTCTTTATACACTTCTTCTGCACCTTCCTCATCAGTCTTATTTGCAACTATCAAGGATGGTCGTTTGGATAAACCATCTTGATGGTACTCTAGCTCTAGAATTAAGTCTCTCAGCTGTTCCCATGGTGGAATTCCCTTTCTTCCATTTAAAGCAGCAGCCAAGTCTACCACATAAGCAAGAACCTTTGTGCGTTCTATGTGGCGCAGAAACGCATGTCCGAGTCCACGATTTTGGTGTGCGCCTTTTATAAGTCCAGGAATATCAGCCACAGTTATTGAGAGATCATCATAGTTTAGATTCCCCAAATTTGGCCTAAGAGTAGTGAAGGCATAGTCACCAACAGCAGGCTTAGCCCTTGATATAGCCCCAAGTAAAGTGCTTTTACCAGCATTAGGCATTCCCACAAAGCTCACATCAGCAATACTCTTGAGTTCTAATATAAGAACAGTCTCAGAACCAGGTGAACCTGCTTGCTGAGAGGAGAGAACACTGTCAGGGTCCTGAACATTGTCCATGTGTTGGCATGAAAATGCCATAGTCACAGGCTTCCTTGAATCTTTGACACAAGACACGTTGCCCAGACCACCCTCTCCTCCACGAGCAATGACAATTTGTTGACCTTCTTCTGTTAACTCAGCAACATTGTATAGTATCTCTTGTTTCTCTCCTATATCCTCTGTTCCAAATTCAGGAGCTCCATTAGAAGTGGAGAGTTGAGAAAATACATCTGTTAATGCAACTTGTCTTGATTTTTCAGATTTCTTAACATCTGTTTCTTCATCTTGTGATGAGGAGCAGCTAGTAGAATGCATTGCTTTGACTTCCCCACTAGTAACACTGGAGGTAGAACCATTGCCAGGGTTAGGAAAATCATCAACAAGTGCTCCGGGAATATCCCAAGGGTCTACATCTGTTGCGGATTGAGTTTTGACAACAGAAGGAATATCACCATTAACGAGATGTACTACAGAGCCAATCGGTACACGGGCAACCTATAAATAAAGCATATGATTTTGGAATGAACTTGCAGTTCTGTATTGCAAACATGGCCaaataagagagaagaaaactatgaattgttttaaaataaaaagaacaggTAAACATCAATTACCTTATCAGCACCCCTGCTACCTATCAACTTTTTTGATGATCCAGGTCCTCCTTTCTCAGCTATCTATTGGACACCATTACCGTCACCAATCTTTTAGACAtgaaaaatctcatcatttcacaaaatattttgGCAGAAGATACAAGTGCATACCAGGTGACGCTGCAAACCACTGAAGTCCCAAACTCTGTGAGAGCATTCCAGAATCACATCACCACCTCTCCCCCCATTGCCACCTATGTTAAACACAGACACCAAAGTAGAATCGTCATAAACTCCGTTGCACACCATCCACATTTCTTAACATCAATCTCATAATAGTACTCGTGAT contains:
- the LOC100808337 gene encoding probable GTP-binding protein OBGM, mitochondrial isoform X1, with protein sequence MLVFQAKCIKHMEAFTQRFISRWSVTLYARYSDTPQKKSKLAPLQERRMMDQCKIFAKAGDGGNGCSSLRKGRPDGGNGGRGGDVILECSHRVWDFSGLQRHLIAEKGGPGSSKKLIGSRGADKVARVPIGSVVHLVNGDIPSVVKTQSATDVDPWDIPGALVDDFPNPGNGSTSSVTSGEVKAMHSTSCSSSQDEETDVKKSEKSRQVALTDVFSQLSTSNGAPEFGTEDIGEKQEILYNVAELTEEGQQIVIARGGEGGLGNVSCVKDSRKPVTMAFSCQHMDNVQDPDSVLSSQQAGSPGSETVLILELKSIADVSFVGMPNAGKSTLLGAISRAKPAVGDYAFTTLRPNLGNLNYDDLSITVADIPGLIKGAHQNRGLGHAFLRHIERTKVLAYVVDLAAALNGRKGIPPWEQLRDLILELEYHQDGLSKRPSLIVANKTDEEGAEEVYKELKRRVQGVPIFPVCAVLGEGIADLKAGLKMLVSSEMSSELCLDQILLA
- the LOC100808337 gene encoding probable GTP-binding protein OBGM, mitochondrial isoform X2, yielding MMDQCKIFAKAGDGGNGCSSLRKGRPDGGNGGRGGDVILECSHRVWDFSGLQRHLIAEKGGPGSSKKLIGSRGADKVARVPIGSVVHLVNGDIPSVVKTQSATDVDPWDIPGALVDDFPNPGNGSTSSVTSGEVKAMHSTSCSSSQDEETDVKKSEKSRQVALTDVFSQLSTSNGAPEFGTEDIGEKQEILYNVAELTEEGQQIVIARGGEGGLGNVSCVKDSRKPVTMAFSCQHMDNVQDPDSVLSSQQAGSPGSETVLILELKSIADVSFVGMPNAGKSTLLGAISRAKPAVGDYAFTTLRPNLGNLNYDDLSITVADIPGLIKGAHQNRGLGHAFLRHIERTKVLAYVVDLAAALNGRKGIPPWEQLRDLILELEYHQDGLSKRPSLIVANKTDEEGAEEVYKELKRRVQGVPIFPVCAVLGEGIADLKAGLKMLVSSEMSSELCLDQILLA